tgaaacgtgaaaaatcatcaagaaATGTAACATAATATAAATAACCCTTATTTGAAGCAACGGGTGCCGGACCCCATAAATCACAATGATAAGTTCCAAAACGCATAATGCACATTTATAATTCAAGTCGAATGGTAAACAACGTGGCTTGGACATTTGACAAGAAGAACATATTCTAGTTTCGGGTAGTAAAGAAGTAACTTGCAAGTGACCAACTTTATTTAATAATCGAATAGTATCAATAGAAGTGTAACCGATTTAGCTATGCGATCGTTTATAAGATGCTTTTAAGTGAGAAGAAGAGAGGGTTGCAACAAAAGCCTTTTTCCCTTGACGAAGAATGTATAACCCGTTTTCACAAGTTCCCTGTGCTCAAACCTCCTGTGTGTGTCGATCCTGAATATGAAAAAATTTGTCAGATAACAACACATCAACAGGAGAGTCCTTGGTTAGTTTGCTGATTGATAAGAGATTTTTGGCTAAATGGGGAACCACCAAAACGTCAAGTAAAGGAAGATTAGTGATAGAGGAAGTGCTAATATGTGATATTGGCAGTGTTTTACCGTTTGCAATAGTCACTGAATCAGTACCATTGTATGTAGCTTTGGTGTTAAGACCATCCAGAGAGGCTGTCATGTGTGTCGATGCTCCAGAATCAACGTACCAATCGGGGGAATTTGTAGTAACATTGCACTGATTATGAAAAGCATGGGCAACAATTTGCATCGATTGTAGGAGCACGTTGGGCATAAGTTGCAAGACTTGGACAAGATGAAGCATAATGTCCTTGTTGTCGGCAAAGTTAGCAATGGGTTGGCCGACGTCCACGTGCACGACCAGAAGAATTTCCACCACGAGTCTTTTGTTGTCCACGATCTCGAGAAGCAGTATGACTTTTATGTTGATGGGAATCCACAAAGGTTGCCTGAGGAGCTGGGTTAGCGTGAATGGATTTTAGAAACAGCTCATGGCTCTCAACCTTTAAAAGCAGATCTCGAAAAGAAGGATGTGGAGTAATAGCTCTTTATGCTGTGGAGAAGGTTTCAAATGAAGAGTCGAGGCCACATAAGAACTAGTGACTCTTCTCAGAATCATTAACAGGATGACCGATAGCAGAGAGTTGGTCACAAAGATTCTAGAATGTCCGTCCATATTCAACAACGAAAGAGGCTCCCTTCTGTAATTGTCGGAGAGAGTCACGTAATATATGCATCCGTTCTGGTGAGTCATGGATATAGGCTGCCTCAAGAGCAGTAGACAAACCGAGAGTCTCCGACACGGCTTCCTCTGTAAGCGAAGATTGGAGGATAAGGAGGACTTGTTGGTCAGAGTTTTGCCAGATGGAGAAGGCAGGGTTAGGAGATAGTTTTCCATCAACAAGGATGGTTTCTAGTGGTGGAGAGATGGAGCCAGTGACATGGACGAGAAGTCCTTGATAGGATAGGATGGAAGTTACTTGATTTTTCCATAATATGTAGTTTGTAGATGATAGTTTAATGGTGAGAAGATGAATAAGAGTTTGTAGAGAAACAGAGGTAGAATTGTTTGAGGAAGAAGGACCAGCCATGGAGGATGAAGAAGAATTGAAAGTTTTTAGGGAGGAAGGATCGATATATTAGGCTGATACCATGATAGGATTTGAAAATCAAGAACTTATTATCACAGGGATTGAtatcaaaatatatatacagaagaaaaagataaaaatatgtACGTAATTATGGAGATGATAATAGACAAATTTACAATATTTACTTTACAACAATAATCAATGTAATTGGTTCCTTGATTTACTTTCCATTAATTATTAGTTTTACATAATGTGTTTCTATGTATATTTTTcagttattttttattaaaagttaaACTATAAATTTTATACATATGTTTTACTTAAAATTACATGTTTGGTTTTAACGATATAATCATTTTGAAGTCATCCTTAATGTTGCATTGTATTATGTATTTAGTTCCTTTGGCATTGCAATAAAAATATGGGTCTTAAAAGAATAAATATTGGACAAAACTTGCAAATTTGAGTAAATTAGTAAATCATATGGACTAAATCCCCAATAAAATGCAATGAATGCTCGAATATTTCAAAAAAGGAGTCAAAATTTAAATATCAATCTTAAtgcatttaaataaaaattttatataaacaatttaaattaataataatgagATGGTATCATATTTATCTTCAGAATTAATCTTTATGCAACAATTTACTAGTTGTTTCTTAATATCTAATTATTTTGATCCTAATACTATTTATCAAATAAATACAAAACTTATTAGTGTTGCTCCACCATAAAACCACAATGGATGTGTTCGGCAAAActagctggtagcgggtagcttgtaACAGGTAgtttgtagcgttttgttaaaagctacatgaagtagcatttggatttggagcgttttgattaaactaaacgctagaagcttgtagtgccAAACGAGACTTTTTGTTTTAAACGGAacgttttgtcaaacgctagaagctaGAAGTTCTCAAATGCTCTAAAACGCTTCGTGCCGAACACGCCCAATATGGAATGTTAGATGGTGTTTCACCGTAGATGATAActttacttatttaaaaaaaataaaatcaaaataaaaaaatacttgTATATGATTTAACATTCATGTAAAATGTCACCCACagtcaagaaaaaaaaaaccatgtcTCAAAATTTCTTAGTGATTCAACCTTTGCCTTGGACAaggttaaaataaataattatcgaAAAAAAGAAGCCGAAAAATGACCTTTTTTTTACCACATCTCGATGTTTAAGACTTTAATTCCACATTTTGGTGATCAATAATCATTATTTTCATCACCACCATCATAattataatcataatcataatcataactGCAAGACTCGTGTTCATTATCATAACCCTTCCATTCATTACCATCACTTTTGCTACATTCATCTTCTTCCTTCATCGGAATTGGCTGCAAGAAAAGTGAataatatatatgaataaaagagCTTGTGATTAAACAAGTAAATGAAATtatgttgttatttcttgcatttaaaacACTACTTTTAATTATGATAAAAAATTTTACAATATCAAATATGGATGCAAAAATTTCTTATATCCAAATCAATAGATCAACAACTTGATTACCTTTTCCCCTAAGAGTGTATTTATTACGTCATAATTCATTTTTGAACTCGATCTCTACAATACAGACAAAAGAAATAGTAATGTCAGAAAATAATACACCTATAGAATTGACATATAATTTAATGAAAATCTTTATAGTTTGTAGATTAATTTAAAAAGAGTATCACATGGTAAAAAAGTTATTGTGACAAACCTTCTTTTTAGTTTGAGCAAGCTTCGGTCTTTTGTCTTTCTGGTCAAcaaagaatacaaattatttttttaaaatataattaaattaaatccaaatagTAAAAAGTAGTAAAACGAATCATATGTGAAGAGGCTATTTTTAGAAATCTTACCCCTCCTGTAGCATTCTTGACATTTTTATCTTCCAACAATACTTTCCCACAATCAACACATTGTCTAATAAATTATAACaaaaaattcaaattaaaaacgagaaaaaaaaaaaaaaaaaaaaaaaaaaaaagagagaaattatTATGGTGAATACTACTTACATGATTCCACTGGTATGATCATGAGCTATATGACTTTTCCTTATACAATGAGAACACCAAATTGTCTCTCTTCCCTGAAATTATCTATCATCAATCTTAAAGAACATCAGAATTTATCATGTTTCTATTTTAGTAACTTTATGCCTAAAATGTCCTCAAAGTATGAACCTTATAATGTCGTGTGGCATGTGAAATCCTATTATTGTATATCGATTCATTAGTTGTTAAATTCCCTGTAGCATAAAACAAGTGAGACAAATAACAAAATTATTAAAAGTAACAGAAAAGATATAAAAACAATTTATTAATATAccttcaaataaaattttcccACAATCAAGGCATGATCTGAAATGTAAAATCATGGGATTCATTCAGTTGAAccacaagggtaaaatggtcaaaaaGGTCAATGAATGTTGGTAAAACTACTCACGTATTGTTGGTGGGATAATCATGAGATGTGTTACAAATTCTTCCACAATGAGAACACCATGCCATCTTTCTTCCAGCTTTTATCTACCACAAAAAGAAAGgatgtatatataatatatataatcaATCAGATATACGCATAATTAATTACATTTATAGTATATATTTTGAACGCATGATATAATTAATCAAAAAGATTACAAGATTACGAGTTTCTAACACTAACAGAGTGATCTTGATTCCAATACGTGAAAACAGTGCTTTATAAAAACATTGATTAGGACATTTACGAAATGTAAAATCTCATATCATCGAATATTCAAATACCAAGATCCTATTGCTAAATAGCAAATGGGAATCAGATTATCTTGTTCGATGATTATTTATTTGTTGAAGATTAATGAATTCTTTGTATTCTGTTGGGACTTTCATCGAACACATCAAACCCACTACAATCGCAGCAACTTAGATAAAGAAGTTGAAACAAGATGTATATACATTATTCAAGAATCtcattataagataattgaatcAAACAAAGGAATTAATTTCCTTCTCAATTGAAAGACTTCCCGGAGTTTGATGTTCGCCGGAAGATTGAAGATGGTGGGAGTGAAGTTACAAGTGATGAAGTGAGAAGGAAAGGACTTGGTTTCTTTGTTAAAGGACATGTTGATGTTAATGAGTAGGTGAAATCAAAGAAAACTTACCGGCATTGACGATGTAAAACGGTGGCGGCGGCCGGTGGTGCAATAGACTTAGAGAAGGTGGTGCCACTGACGGTTTCTTGTGAGAGTGGCGATTTGTGGCGATTTGCCCGCAATTTTGTGTTGATGGTGACATCACCAATTGGGCTATGAATATGGGCCACACATTCAGAATGGAATCCCATGAATGAATTACAAAAAATAATCTCAAAAGTCAGCAACCAACAGGTTTAGAACttcaatttttgtttttgaaaaaggaATATGGATCGATATAATATGTTTATCCCAATAAATGCGaaatatttggtaagtactctAAATCTCGTTTTATTTGTTGTATCATTACTTAAACCTAAAAGTTATCGTATGGTAACAAAGTTCTATTTATTTTCTCATTATTATTAAGCAACCGTTCAGATATTCTATTAATTATTAAACAATACTCCGTATGTAATATAAAATTTACATAATTTCAAGTAGGTAGATGATTAGTCAAACTTGATGATGTTGTATTCTTGTAAAAACATAATTATAGTTAGAAAATAGGATcataatatcaaaaaaaaaaaaaaaaaaaacaaaaaaaacaaaaaaaacaaaaacaaaaacaaacaaacaaacaaacaagataaTTTCACATATTATGTGTGACTTTTGAAAATATGTTATTTGAATTATATTGCATGAGTTTACATGAAATTAGTTTTTAGACGATCCAAGAAAATACAATTTGGATTTTAAGCGGAATCTGAGATTAGGAACACAAAATAGATTATTCTTTGTTATATGTTCTTTAAGAGCAAAATTGCATAAAACAttaagagaagaagaataatGCATCCAAGACCAAATTCATACATTTATAAGACAATGACACTAATGTTCAGTTATTTAGTGGGAAAATGGGTTTGTTTGTTGTCTAGCTCGGAGGAGCTCATTTTGGTTTTCGAACATGCATTGATGAGCACATGTTGGTTTTCGCTTCTAGATCTACGAGGTGGGAGAGACTTGTTCTCATAAAGGTAAATGTTTTGGTTTGGAGACTAGGTTTAGATATACTTCCTACGATATGTGTAACACTCGTTTTATAAAAACCTTATGCCAATCTGTGGTATGTTATGGACCACAGCATGGCAATGCCACTTAAATAAGGAACGTGTCAGATTGGTGATGACGGTGTGGTGAGGTAGTCACCACAACACGGTGAGTgttgcagcccaagcccatgaagattagggtttcttctgtATTTAAAGGCATAAACTCAAAGGTTAGGTCATTTCCTTCAGCCTCCATCATCTCAACTCGAAACCTTAGCCTCCATGCTTGATGGtagatgtaacgtccca
The genomic region above belongs to Lactuca sativa cultivar Salinas chromosome 4, Lsat_Salinas_v11, whole genome shotgun sequence and contains:
- the LOC111917468 gene encoding uncharacterized protein LOC111917468 → MPIKAGRKMAWCSHCGRICNTSHDYPTNNTSCLDCGKILFEGNLTTNESIYNNRISHATRHYKGRETIWCSHCIRKSHIAHDHTSGIIQCVDCGKVLLEDKNVKNATGGKDKRPKLAQTKKKRSSSKMNYDVINTLLGEKPIPMKEEDECSKSDGNEWKGYDNEHESCSYDYDYDYNYDGGDENNDY